A part of Thermotoga petrophila RKU-1 genomic DNA contains:
- a CDS encoding permease: MATFILIALIFVAFYFVPFGHPIVDQSILNGFYLLHEYAREHVLLCLVPAFFIAGTISVMLKKDAVLKLLGPNARRIISYPVAAISGGILAVCSCTILPLFGGIYRKGAGIGPATTFLFAGPAINIAAIFLTARVLGWDLGLARLIATITAAVLIGLIMEMIYQERGEGGLAFTSDDDQYGVRGIIFFLIQLGFLVTSSLGINQTFKYSLMTVLGLSALFMALFGFKRDTVQNWLYETWDFAKKILPYLFIGVFFAGVLTRLLPQQVVTALLGSNGFLSNLVASVIGALMYFATLTEVPIVQALRELGMAKGPTLALLMAGNSLSLPSMIVITKLLGRKKAFTYFGLVVIFSTLFGLIYGAI, from the coding sequence TTGGCGACCTTCATCCTGATCGCACTGATCTTTGTGGCTTTCTATTTCGTTCCGTTCGGGCATCCAATTGTTGATCAGAGTATCCTGAACGGGTTCTATTTGCTCCACGAATACGCACGTGAACATGTTCTCCTGTGTCTTGTTCCCGCGTTCTTCATCGCGGGAACGATATCGGTGATGCTCAAAAAGGACGCCGTTTTGAAACTCCTTGGCCCAAACGCTAGAAGGATCATTTCTTATCCTGTTGCTGCGATTTCCGGTGGTATTTTGGCCGTCTGTTCCTGCACCATTCTTCCGCTCTTTGGAGGGATCTACAGAAAAGGTGCGGGTATAGGCCCTGCAACCACTTTCTTGTTTGCTGGGCCTGCCATAAACATCGCAGCGATATTTCTGACAGCACGAGTTCTCGGATGGGATTTGGGACTTGCCCGTCTCATCGCAACGATAACAGCGGCTGTCCTCATAGGTTTGATCATGGAAATGATCTATCAGGAAAGGGGAGAAGGTGGACTCGCGTTCACCTCCGATGACGATCAGTACGGTGTAAGAGGAATAATATTCTTCTTGATACAGCTTGGATTTCTGGTAACGAGTTCTCTTGGTATCAACCAGACCTTCAAATATTCCCTGATGACAGTACTTGGGCTTTCTGCACTCTTCATGGCTTTGTTTGGTTTCAAAAGGGACACCGTTCAAAACTGGCTGTACGAAACCTGGGATTTTGCAAAGAAGATACTGCCGTATCTCTTCATCGGTGTGTTTTTCGCGGGTGTTTTGACCAGGCTTTTGCCACAGCAGGTGGTAACGGCACTTCTTGGAAGCAACGGCTTTTTATCCAATCTCGTAGCGTCCGTCATAGGTGCTCTCATGTACTTTGCCACTCTTACGGAGGTTCCAATAGTTCAAGCTCTGCGAGAACTTGGAATGGCAAAGGGACCGACTCTTGCGCTTCTCATGGCCGGTAATTCCCTCAGCCTTCCGAGCATGATCGTTATCACAAAACTCCTTGGAAGGAAAAAGGCCTTCACCTACTTTGGTCTTGTGGTCATCTTTTCGACTCTGTTTGGACTGATATACGGAGCGATTTAA
- a CDS encoding thioredoxin family protein, with protein MAKKVEILGKGCPRCKQTEKIVRMAIEELGIDAVVEKVQDIDEIISRGVVATPAVAVDGKVVISGRIPSLDEVKKVLQQA; from the coding sequence ATGGCAAAGAAAGTGGAGATACTTGGGAAAGGGTGTCCGAGGTGCAAACAGACAGAAAAAATCGTGAGAATGGCAATCGAAGAACTGGGAATCGATGCGGTCGTTGAAAAGGTTCAGGACATAGACGAGATCATCTCAAGAGGTGTCGTGGCAACTCCTGCGGTAGCGGTGGACGGAAAAGTTGTCATCTCTGGCAGAATTCCATCTTTGGATGAAGTCAAAAAGGTACTTCAGCAGGCTTAA
- a CDS encoding phosphoadenosine phosphosulfate reductase family protein, translated as MYKVTWDCVSNGVLLVNDANGSNVIAPPRPVFFEELDLLGFNEFWEYPKAQEPLLWAIGRRYYYKGELVAEAKGGNIFEPPEIILIEKGQNLKLEPIDIKKVIEKNKEALFVLENEALDFIEHTYKVYKKKGYLFAVSYSGGKDSQVVLDLVTRVVPCDDLVVIFSDTTMEIPYTYENVEKTKEEYEKRYPGLKFYVAKPPKPMMEFWKEFGPPSRVHRWCCTVAKTAPFIRIIKAIFGKTAGENSKTKLIVFDGIRSEESARRSNYQRLGIEAKHILQINAEVIRDWNTLEVFLYLYYRNLRMNKGYRYGLNRVGCSVCPFASEWSEYIIYSMHSDLIDKYVKILENYINYLGVEDPMKIQEYIIQGQWKKRAGGEGINSNGKHLELISEDGKLVGIIRNTRNSSENFLEWVKVVGDIFYKHSPNNKTEGEIKVSNNTHQFNILKKHKNEVVEIQTANDKVFENKIKRILYKTTYCVNCGACEAECPTNALYVLPSVKIDGNLCTHCGNCLYFVEKGCLVAKSLQMAEGGRNMGKMSRDSKLKGFGRYLTFGLRDDWLSGFLNNPEEWFAENNLGNKQIESMKVWLLDAELITKDKLPTPLAKNIREIYLRHKNLAWELIWANLYYNSPVCRFFIENIEWNEIKSVKEITEMVAELDNTISERTIKSGLSSLFNTFEFSPLGKELKIGIIEKEGRERYVKKLAQTIFTHCRLHTAFIRQQSM; from the coding sequence ATGTATAAAGTAACTTGGGATTGTGTTTCGAATGGTGTTTTGTTAGTGAATGATGCGAATGGTTCCAACGTTATAGCTCCGCCGCGTCCTGTTTTTTTTGAAGAATTAGATCTTTTGGGCTTTAATGAATTCTGGGAATACCCTAAAGCTCAAGAACCATTGCTCTGGGCTATTGGAAGAAGATATTACTATAAAGGGGAACTAGTAGCTGAGGCTAAAGGCGGAAACATATTTGAACCACCTGAAATAATACTCATCGAAAAAGGACAAAATCTCAAGTTGGAACCAATAGATATTAAGAAGGTGATTGAAAAAAATAAAGAAGCTTTATTTGTGTTGGAGAATGAAGCTTTGGATTTTATAGAGCATACATATAAAGTTTACAAAAAAAAGGGATACCTATTTGCTGTGTCTTATAGTGGAGGAAAAGATTCACAGGTCGTATTAGACCTTGTAACAAGAGTTGTACCTTGCGATGATTTAGTAGTTATCTTTTCAGACACCACAATGGAAATTCCGTATACATATGAAAATGTAGAAAAAACTAAAGAAGAGTATGAGAAACGATATCCTGGATTAAAATTTTACGTAGCAAAGCCACCGAAACCAATGATGGAGTTCTGGAAGGAATTCGGTCCGCCTAGTAGAGTTCATAGGTGGTGTTGTACTGTTGCCAAAACCGCACCTTTTATAAGAATCATCAAAGCGATTTTTGGAAAAACAGCAGGTGAGAATAGTAAAACTAAATTGATTGTTTTTGATGGTATTCGCTCAGAAGAAAGCGCTCGACGCAGTAATTACCAGCGATTGGGGATAGAGGCAAAACATATTTTGCAAATTAATGCAGAAGTTATTAGAGACTGGAATACTTTAGAAGTGTTCTTGTACCTTTACTACAGAAACTTACGTATGAATAAAGGGTATAGATATGGTTTGAACAGAGTTGGATGTTCTGTGTGCCCTTTTGCATCGGAATGGTCGGAGTACATTATATACAGTATGCATAGCGATCTTATTGATAAATATGTTAAAATATTAGAAAATTATATAAATTACCTAGGCGTTGAAGATCCGATGAAAATTCAAGAGTACATAATCCAAGGACAATGGAAAAAAAGAGCAGGTGGGGAAGGAATTAACAGTAATGGAAAACACCTGGAATTGATCTCAGAAGATGGCAAATTGGTTGGTATAATTAGGAATACTAGAAATTCTAGCGAAAATTTTCTTGAATGGGTCAAAGTAGTAGGGGACATTTTCTATAAACACAGCCCAAACAATAAAACAGAAGGGGAAATAAAAGTTAGCAACAACACTCATCAATTTAATATATTAAAAAAACATAAAAATGAGGTCGTTGAAATACAAACCGCCAATGATAAAGTATTTGAAAATAAAATCAAACGCATACTTTATAAAACCACTTATTGTGTTAATTGTGGTGCATGTGAAGCGGAATGTCCAACTAATGCATTGTATGTACTTCCTAGTGTCAAAATAGATGGTAATTTATGTACTCATTGTGGAAATTGCTTGTATTTTGTTGAGAAAGGGTGTTTAGTTGCAAAATCATTACAAATGGCAGAAGGTGGTAGGAATATGGGCAAAATGAGCAGAGATAGTAAATTAAAAGGATTTGGAAGATATTTGACTTTTGGTTTAAGAGATGATTGGTTAAGTGGCTTTTTAAATAATCCAGAAGAATGGTTTGCTGAGAATAATTTGGGCAACAAACAGATAGAAAGCATGAAAGTCTGGTTATTAGATGCTGAACTCATAACTAAGGATAAATTACCCACTCCATTGGCGAAAAATATTAGGGAGATCTACTTACGACATAAAAACCTTGCTTGGGAATTGATTTGGGCAAATTTGTATTACAACTCACCAGTTTGTAGATTCTTTATTGAAAATATAGAGTGGAATGAAATTAAATCCGTAAAAGAAATTACTGAAATGGTAGCAGAACTGGATAACACTATATCGGAAAGGACAATAAAGAGTGGTCTCTCTTCTCTGTTTAACACTTTTGAATTTTCTCCTTTAGGCAAAGAATTAAAGATAGGAATAATAGAAAAAGAGGGAAGGGAAAGATACGTAAAAAAATTGGCACAGACAATATTCACCCATTGTCGGTTGCATACAGCCTTTATAAGGCAGCAGAGCATGTAG
- the pglZ gene encoding BREX-4 system phosphatase PglZ has translation MKIENFYSLEKLYDRIKQDKNSKRISDRRFPIRLIFINSFEELQEIIRFLKDDCGAESKEITELLSSKDQWLTPNEIVNWIKGIYNNAVVTSLSEFLRFQNKENFYITLKKLTEIETQNNIRIYIPLVGLCERFKQEFWTNFYRKEEWAPIWKLESHSQKIIIYQINFELNYENLFLPENFEIVLTTEEWLNVWKKGNMKGILSLSKSLSCFYKNFLPDQVFELREISNQKEFLKDIFEINVPIEFKDDEKEFWNELIKEAVRYNQKGLTIENIFLSHFNLGSAEKLTSEEFLDRYLRTNEHYERWLIRNFLLSLGKFKSSYLYKCFERLGELKEKDLIEKLWLEIFNLPFETLTEDIFSERREFLNFIHKKLNISAQFIERKLDNALDNIKSYPLKKKLKYLTNITFIERRYIISELKNTNINIQEIIPDLKRVYPELAYYLDWDLIKPDNEVDNWILEYFKKYNCSKIRHTKSQKIEELISNKNKDKSTFSNWYYSLPKAEIAKDFKYVWIDGLGAEWFPLIVNLLNKYGKENGKIIKKKMLTRVNLPSITKCNRYEFERIEDLDNHIHNQKSYNYPDDLIKEIELIEEIVKKIMEMPDDRICIVSDHGFSFLCLKDFDNFKRFNFSNAEHEGRYMWIDKIDYKDDEYFIVWNVDEGNCRDRKVLVALKHVSLNNTPYREVHGGATPEEVLVPYIVIETEKNKDEIKYKIELTDPEVWITNPVVQFKIYPQPSYIPEAFFNEQLLNMSYEKENDIYKIDLKGLKAGTYTIMLKIGDMNYQINVTIRGGFKERDLL, from the coding sequence ATGAAAATAGAGAACTTTTATTCTCTTGAAAAATTATACGATAGAATAAAACAGGATAAAAATTCTAAAAGAATCTCTGACAGGAGGTTTCCAATAAGGCTTATCTTCATTAATTCTTTCGAAGAATTACAAGAAATTATTAGATTTCTGAAGGATGATTGTGGTGCTGAAAGTAAAGAAATAACGGAACTTCTATCTAGCAAAGATCAATGGCTAACACCAAATGAAATAGTAAATTGGATAAAGGGAATATATAACAATGCTGTCGTAACCTCGCTCTCAGAATTTTTGAGATTTCAAAATAAAGAAAATTTTTATATAACTTTAAAAAAATTAACTGAAATCGAAACACAAAATAATATAAGAATTTATATACCATTAGTTGGATTATGTGAAAGATTTAAACAAGAGTTCTGGACAAATTTTTACAGAAAGGAAGAATGGGCACCGATTTGGAAGTTAGAAAGCCATTCTCAAAAAATAATTATATATCAAATAAATTTTGAATTAAATTATGAAAATCTTTTTCTGCCAGAAAACTTTGAAATAGTACTTACCACTGAAGAATGGCTAAATGTTTGGAAAAAGGGAAACATGAAAGGTATTCTATCCTTGTCTAAATCTTTGTCATGCTTTTATAAAAATTTTCTCCCAGATCAAGTATTTGAATTGAGAGAGATTTCAAACCAAAAAGAATTTCTTAAAGATATTTTTGAAATCAATGTTCCGATAGAGTTTAAAGATGATGAAAAGGAGTTTTGGAATGAACTCATAAAAGAAGCAGTTAGATATAATCAAAAAGGACTAACTATAGAGAATATATTTTTGAGTCATTTTAATCTTGGAAGCGCAGAAAAATTAACATCTGAAGAATTTCTTGATCGCTATTTAAGAACTAATGAACATTATGAAAGGTGGCTAATTAGAAATTTTTTGTTATCTTTAGGTAAGTTTAAATCTTCTTATTTATACAAATGTTTCGAAAGATTAGGGGAATTAAAAGAAAAGGATTTGATAGAAAAGTTATGGTTAGAAATATTTAACTTACCTTTCGAAACACTAACTGAAGATATTTTTTCCGAGAGAAGAGAATTTTTAAATTTCATACATAAGAAACTCAATATATCAGCTCAATTCATAGAAAGAAAACTCGATAATGCGCTTGATAACATAAAAAGTTATCCATTAAAGAAAAAACTCAAATATTTGACCAACATAACATTTATTGAAAGAAGATATATTATTTCCGAATTAAAAAACACTAATATTAATATTCAAGAAATTATTCCTGATCTAAAAAGAGTTTATCCAGAATTAGCATATTATCTGGATTGGGACTTAATAAAGCCCGATAATGAAGTGGATAATTGGATACTTGAATACTTTAAAAAGTACAACTGTTCGAAAATAAGGCATACTAAATCTCAAAAAATAGAAGAATTAATTAGTAACAAAAACAAAGATAAGTCTACTTTTTCGAATTGGTATTATTCTTTGCCTAAAGCAGAAATAGCAAAAGATTTCAAATATGTGTGGATAGATGGATTGGGAGCTGAGTGGTTTCCGTTAATAGTTAATCTACTTAACAAATATGGCAAAGAGAACGGAAAAATTATAAAAAAGAAAATGCTTACACGAGTCAATTTGCCAAGCATTACAAAATGCAATAGATATGAATTTGAAAGAATTGAAGATTTAGATAATCATATACATAACCAAAAATCATATAATTATCCAGATGATTTAATCAAAGAAATTGAACTTATAGAAGAAATTGTGAAGAAAATTATGGAAATGCCGGACGATAGAATATGTATTGTTTCAGATCATGGATTCAGTTTTTTGTGTTTGAAGGATTTTGATAACTTCAAAAGATTCAATTTTTCAAACGCCGAACATGAGGGAAGATACATGTGGATTGACAAGATAGATTATAAAGATGACGAATATTTTATTGTTTGGAATGTTGATGAAGGAAATTGCCGGGATAGAAAAGTCCTTGTGGCATTGAAACATGTGTCATTAAATAACACTCCTTATAGAGAAGTCCATGGAGGTGCCACGCCTGAAGAAGTTTTGGTGCCTTATATTGTAATAGAAACTGAAAAAAATAAAGATGAAATTAAATATAAAATTGAACTTACTGATCCTGAGGTATGGATAACCAATCCTGTAGTTCAATTCAAAATATATCCACAACCTTCGTATATTCCTGAAGCTTTCTTCAATGAACAATTATTGAATATGTCGTACGAGAAAGAGAATGATATCTATAAAATAGATCTAAAAGGTTTAAAAGCTGGGACATACACGATAATGTTGAAGATAGGGGATATGAACTATCAAATAAATGTAACTATCAGAGGAGGATTTAAAGAGAGGGATCTTTTATGA
- the brxL gene encoding BREX system Lon protease-like protein BrxL, protein MNELDEKIKKIFSEESVFKSPKEYRMFSGYNLPSFVKDWILRKFTDEFGNLDVDALKLFLNTHIAHKGSKIKGTLLNDLKEVTLLARIIVEPDIKSGILRFSIPDIGIKLDEGRIPPHVAKKYLELKGGEVWGVVKLAYIPPEGKQKGTIEIVDYKPFKPYEVDVEYFREKRKEFTLEEWIDLLIRSMEYNPNGFESLSQKLLFLARLLVFVEPNLNMIELAPKGTGKSYTFNNLSKYGWVISGGTVSRAKLLYDVARSTPGIITRYDFVVLDEIESITFTDPSELQGALKNYLESGNFSVANYRGVSSAGFMLLGNIPLTKDRKPLHSKYFVNLPKFFQDSALLDRFHGFIEGWKLPRMREDLKLRGYALNVEYFSEILHKLRTTPDFTKIVDSLLDIPKNADTRDTRAIVKICTGYLKLIFPHVHERDDISKNEFETFCLKPAIKMRKIIKSQISLIDNEFSDTLPEIKIK, encoded by the coding sequence ATGAATGAGTTAGATGAAAAGATAAAGAAAATATTTTCAGAGGAATCTGTGTTTAAAAGTCCAAAAGAATATAGAATGTTTTCTGGATATAATCTTCCATCTTTTGTTAAGGATTGGATATTAAGGAAGTTTACAGACGAATTTGGAAATTTGGATGTAGATGCTTTAAAACTTTTTTTGAATACCCACATTGCACATAAAGGAAGCAAAATAAAAGGGACTCTTTTAAATGACTTAAAAGAAGTTACATTGCTTGCGAGAATTATAGTGGAGCCAGATATAAAGTCAGGAATATTGAGATTCTCTATACCTGATATCGGTATAAAACTCGACGAAGGACGAATTCCCCCTCATGTTGCTAAGAAGTATCTGGAGTTGAAAGGAGGAGAAGTTTGGGGTGTCGTTAAATTAGCTTATATTCCACCCGAAGGAAAACAAAAAGGAACAATAGAAATAGTGGATTATAAACCATTTAAACCTTATGAAGTAGATGTAGAATATTTCAGAGAGAAACGAAAGGAATTTACTTTAGAAGAGTGGATAGATCTTTTAATACGTTCTATGGAATACAACCCCAATGGGTTCGAATCACTTTCTCAAAAGTTATTATTTCTAGCCCGACTTCTCGTTTTTGTTGAACCAAACTTGAATATGATAGAATTGGCACCTAAAGGAACGGGCAAGTCTTATACATTTAATAATTTAAGTAAATACGGTTGGGTTATAAGTGGCGGCACTGTTTCAAGGGCAAAGTTGCTTTACGATGTAGCTCGTTCGACTCCCGGTATAATAACCCGCTATGATTTTGTAGTCTTAGATGAGATTGAGAGTATAACATTTACAGATCCAAGCGAATTACAGGGAGCTTTAAAAAATTATTTGGAATCAGGGAATTTTTCTGTGGCAAACTATAGAGGGGTTTCTTCTGCAGGTTTCATGTTATTGGGAAATATTCCACTAACAAAAGATAGAAAACCACTACATAGCAAATACTTCGTTAATTTACCAAAATTCTTTCAAGATTCTGCTTTGCTAGACAGATTCCATGGTTTCATTGAAGGATGGAAATTACCTAGAATGCGAGAAGATTTAAAGTTGAGAGGATACGCATTGAATGTTGAATATTTCTCTGAAATATTACATAAGCTAAGAACAACTCCAGATTTTACTAAGATAGTGGATTCTTTGTTAGATATACCTAAAAATGCAGATACGAGGGATACTAGAGCTATAGTAAAAATATGCACAGGATATTTAAAACTGATTTTCCCCCATGTACACGAGAGAGATGACATTAGCAAAAATGAATTTGAAACGTTTTGTTTAAAACCAGCAATAAAAATGAGAAAAATCATTAAGAGCCAAATAAGTCTAATCGATAATGAGTTCAGTGATACTTTACCTGAAATTAAAATCAAATAA